From the Candidatus Krumholzibacteriia bacterium genome, the window GCGTGGGCGAGGTCCACGATGCCGCCCAGGGAATCGATGCGCGCCACCGCGCGCCGCCCCAGCGTGGTGAGTCCTCCCTTGTGCCAGCCGTGCGCGGAACCGGCCAGCGCGGTATCGGTCATGTGCACCAGTCCGAAGACGCGGAAACCGGCGGCAAAGAGCCGGTCGATGGCGAAGAGATCGCCGTGGAGGCCGTGCAGGCCCTCGACGAGAAGAACCCCGCCGGTTGTCCCCGACATTCTTTCCTCACGGATCATTTGCACGTCTGATGCGCGCAGCACGGGGACCAGCCGGCCACCGGACGCCAGTGCGGTGCGGTGGAACGTCTCCGCCTGGGCGAGGGCGCGCTCCACCGGGGAGCGCCATGCGGCCTCGGGCCAGCGGTTGCACACGGCCACCAGGGTGACCAGGTCCGGGCCCTGCGGCGTGCGCCGGTAGTTGGCGCCGAGGGGGAACGCGTTGGTGGCGGAGAAGACCTGAATGACCACGCCCCCGTCACGTAGCCGCGGCAGATCCACGTGGCCGCGGCGGGAGCGTTCCAGCAGGGGACGGTTCCACAGGAGCGCGTCGCTGTGCAGATCGACCACCG encodes:
- a CDS encoding membrane dipeptidase; translated protein: PMRFISAFVPLFVLAVLAFLFGVAVVDRAANRTRVARGGVPPTTLPVVDLHSDALLWNRPLLERSRRGHVDLPRLRDGGVVIQVFSATNAFPLGANYRRTPQGPDLVTLVAVCNRWPEAAWRSPVERALAQAETFHRTALASGGRLVPVLRASDVQMIREERMSGTTGGVLLVEGLHGLHGDLFAIDRLFAAGFRVFGLVHMTDTALAGSAHGWHKGGLTTLGRRAVARIDSLGGIVDLAHASSATIGDVLAGGVRRVMVSHAGVDGTCPGNRNLSDDELRGIAAAGGIVGIGFWDGAVCGDDAAAVARAIRHAADVAGVDHVALGSDFDGAVAMPFDASGVQRLVPALEAAGFSDGEIGSILGGNALRFLAESLPRG